One genomic segment of Deinococcus depolymerans includes these proteins:
- a CDS encoding MetQ/NlpA family ABC transporter substrate-binding protein, translating into MPAPTHVPVRSRPAVHLALLTTALLGSSTALAGTLRVGATPVPAGELLEFVRPVLARQGVTLVIREFSDYVQPNLALGDGSLDANLFQHEPYLNAFQAGRPLNIVPVRRIYLPPLGLYSKRVSKVTDLNTGATIAIPNDPSNGARALLLLERAGLIRLKTGVGVRASVADIRSNVRRLKFRELEAAQLPRSLADVDAAIINTNYALEIGLNPERDAIYREGQGSLYANVLATTRDKVNNPDLKKLTAVLTSPEVRAWLLRKYGGSVIPAF; encoded by the coding sequence ATGCCTGCCCCGACCCACGTTCCCGTCCGTTCCCGGCCCGCCGTCCACCTCGCCCTGCTCACGACCGCCCTGCTGGGCAGCTCGACCGCCCTGGCCGGCACGCTGCGGGTCGGCGCGACCCCCGTACCCGCCGGGGAACTGCTGGAATTCGTGCGCCCGGTGCTGGCGCGCCAGGGCGTCACGCTGGTCATCCGTGAATTCAGCGATTACGTGCAGCCGAACCTCGCGCTCGGCGATGGCAGCCTCGACGCGAACCTGTTCCAGCACGAACCGTACCTGAATGCCTTCCAGGCCGGGCGTCCGCTGAACATCGTCCCGGTGCGCCGCATCTACCTGCCGCCGCTGGGCCTGTACTCGAAACGGGTGTCGAAGGTCACGGACCTGAACACCGGGGCGACCATCGCCATTCCGAACGACCCCAGCAACGGCGCGCGGGCGCTGCTGCTGCTCGAACGGGCCGGCCTGATCCGCCTGAAAACCGGCGTGGGCGTCCGGGCCTCCGTGGCGGACATCCGCAGCAACGTCCGCCGCCTGAAGTTCCGGGAACTGGAGGCCGCGCAGCTGCCCCGCTCGCTCGCGGACGTGGACGCCGCCATCATCAACACCAACTACGCCCTGGAAATCGGCCTGAACCCGGAACGGGACGCCATCTACCGCGAGGGGCAGGGCAGCCTCTACGCGAACGTCCTGGCCACCACCCGCGACAAGGTGAACAACCCGGACCTGAAGAAACTCACGGCGGTCCTCACCAGCCCCGAGGTCAGGGCGTGGCTGCTGCGCAAGTACGGCGGCAGCGTCATTCCCGCCTTCTGA
- a CDS encoding MetQ/NlpA family ABC transporter substrate-binding protein, which translates to MRHLILSALILGSAASAGTLRVGASPVPHAEILNFVKPLLARQGVTLEVREFTDYVQPNLALADGSIDVNFFQHAPYLAAFQKDRPLGLVTGAKIHVEPIGLYSRRVKKLTELKTGATVAIPSDPSNSGRALKLLERAGLIRLKAGTGTNATPLDIRSNVRRLKFRELEAAQLPRALADVDAAVINTNYALDAGLNPLKDALTLEGANSPYANLLVVKPATLKNPDYQALVRALQSPATRRFILNTFGGAVVPAF; encoded by the coding sequence ATGCGTCACCTGATTCTGTCCGCCCTGATCCTCGGCAGCGCCGCCTCCGCCGGCACCCTGCGGGTGGGTGCCAGCCCCGTCCCACACGCCGAGATCCTGAACTTCGTCAAGCCCCTCCTGGCCCGCCAGGGCGTCACGCTGGAGGTGCGTGAGTTCACGGACTACGTGCAGCCGAACCTCGCGCTGGCCGACGGCAGCATCGACGTGAACTTCTTCCAGCACGCGCCGTACCTCGCGGCGTTCCAGAAGGACCGGCCGCTGGGCCTCGTGACCGGCGCGAAGATCCACGTGGAACCCATCGGCCTGTACTCCCGGCGGGTCAAGAAACTCACGGAGCTGAAGACCGGCGCGACGGTCGCCATTCCCAGCGACCCCAGCAACAGCGGCCGCGCGCTGAAACTCCTCGAACGGGCCGGGTTGATCCGCCTGAAGGCCGGGACCGGCACGAACGCCACGCCGCTCGACATCCGCAGCAACGTCCGCCGCCTGAAGTTCCGCGAACTGGAGGCCGCGCAGCTGCCGCGCGCGCTCGCGGACGTGGACGCCGCCGTCATCAACACCAACTACGCGCTGGACGCCGGACTGAACCCCCTGAAGGACGCCCTGACCCTGGAAGGCGCGAACAGCCCCTACGCGAACCTGCTCGTCGTGAAACCCGCCACCCTGAAAAACCCCGACTACCAGGCGCTCGTCAGGGCCCTGCAGAGTCCGGCCACGCGCCGCTTCATCCTGAACACCTTCGGCGGCGCGGTCGTGCCCGCCTTCTGA
- a CDS encoding methionine ABC transporter permease has product MTWAALWPLLWQATLETLWMVVPSALTAQLLGTALGVALTLSRPGGLHPHAPLFRLLDAAVNVGRSLPFIILLVLLIPFTRLLTGTSIGSTAAIVPLTVAAIPFVARLVDGALQGVPVGVAEAARAMGATTAQTVTRVLLPEARPALIQAFTVMAVSLIGYSAMAGAIGGGGLGDLAIRYGYQRFETGVMTATVLALLLLVQGVQWAGDRAAARADHR; this is encoded by the coding sequence GTGACCTGGGCGGCGCTGTGGCCGCTGCTGTGGCAGGCGACCCTGGAGACCCTGTGGATGGTCGTGCCGTCCGCGCTGACCGCGCAGCTGCTCGGCACCGCGCTGGGGGTCGCGCTGACCCTCAGCCGGCCCGGCGGTCTGCACCCGCACGCCCCGCTGTTCCGGCTGCTGGACGCCGCCGTGAACGTGGGACGCAGCCTGCCGTTCATCATCCTGCTGGTCCTGCTGATTCCGTTCACGCGGCTGCTGACCGGCACCAGCATCGGCTCGACCGCCGCGATCGTGCCGCTGACCGTCGCCGCGATTCCCTTCGTGGCGCGCCTGGTGGACGGCGCGCTGCAGGGCGTCCCGGTCGGCGTGGCCGAGGCCGCCCGCGCCATGGGCGCCACGACCGCCCAGACGGTCACGCGGGTCCTGCTGCCCGAGGCGCGCCCCGCGCTCATCCAGGCGTTCACGGTGATGGCCGTCAGCCTGATCGGATACAGCGCCATGGCCGGCGCGATCGGCGGGGGCGGCCTGGGTGACCTCGCCATCCGGTACGGCTACCAGCGCTTCGAGACGGGCGTGATGACCGCCACCGTGCTGGCCCTGCTGCTGCTCGTGCAGGGCGTGCAGTGGGCCGGGGACCGCGCCGCGGCCCGCGCCGACCACCGCTGA
- a CDS encoding NAD-dependent succinate-semialdehyde dehydrogenase gives MKSVNPATGETIATYPDHTPEQVQAALHAAHAAFLTYRRTTFAQRSGWMNAAADVLERRVEELARLATREMGKTLEAARQEVRKCASACRYYAAHAGDFLAPEPAQTDADDAYVTYQPLGVVLAVMPWNFPYWQAFRFIAPTLMAGNTGLLKHASNVPGCALAIEDVLREAGFPAGVFTTLLIGSQEVEAVLKDDRVRAVSLTGSEGAGRAVSATAGAQLKPAVMELGGSDPFIVLPGADLELAAKTAVTARTINNGQSCIAAKRFIVHADVYDAFTQAFVAGLNALKVGDPEADDTDVGPLATPQIRDDLHAQVQDAVNKGARVLTGGKRPGGPGNYYPVTALDQLTPEMDVWTQETFGPAALIFRVGSLDEAIELANATSFGLGSSAWTADPAAQRRLTEELEAGSVFINAMVASDPRLPFGGVKNSGFGRELGRHGILQFVNVKSVSIGAPAGAHQTRTE, from the coding sequence ATGAAGAGCGTCAATCCGGCCACCGGCGAGACCATCGCCACCTACCCAGACCACACGCCCGAACAGGTGCAGGCGGCCCTGCACGCCGCGCACGCCGCCTTCCTCACCTACCGCCGCACGACCTTCGCGCAGCGCAGCGGCTGGATGAACGCCGCGGCGGACGTGCTCGAACGGCGCGTCGAGGAACTCGCGCGGCTCGCCACGCGCGAGATGGGCAAGACCCTGGAGGCCGCCAGGCAGGAGGTCCGCAAGTGCGCCTCGGCCTGCCGGTACTACGCCGCGCACGCCGGGGACTTCCTGGCCCCGGAACCCGCGCAGACCGACGCGGACGACGCCTACGTGACCTACCAGCCGCTCGGCGTGGTGCTGGCCGTGATGCCGTGGAACTTCCCGTACTGGCAGGCTTTCCGCTTCATCGCGCCGACCCTGATGGCCGGGAACACCGGGCTGCTCAAGCACGCCAGCAACGTGCCGGGCTGCGCCCTCGCCATCGAGGACGTGCTGCGCGAGGCGGGCTTCCCGGCCGGCGTGTTCACGACCCTGCTGATCGGCAGCCAAGAGGTGGAGGCCGTGCTGAAGGACGACCGCGTCCGGGCCGTGAGCCTCACCGGATCCGAGGGCGCCGGGCGGGCCGTGTCCGCCACGGCGGGCGCGCAGCTGAAACCGGCCGTGATGGAACTCGGCGGGTCCGACCCGTTCATCGTCCTGCCCGGCGCGGACCTGGAACTCGCCGCGAAGACCGCCGTCACCGCCCGCACCATCAACAACGGGCAGAGCTGCATCGCCGCCAAGCGCTTCATCGTGCACGCCGACGTGTACGACGCCTTCACGCAGGCGTTCGTGGCGGGCCTGAACGCCCTGAAGGTCGGTGACCCGGAAGCGGACGACACCGACGTCGGCCCCCTGGCCACCCCGCAGATCCGCGACGACCTGCACGCGCAGGTGCAGGACGCCGTGAACAAGGGCGCGCGGGTCCTGACCGGCGGGAAACGGCCCGGCGGTCCCGGCAACTACTACCCCGTCACCGCGCTCGACCAGCTGACCCCCGAGATGGACGTCTGGACGCAGGAGACCTTCGGGCCCGCCGCGCTGATCTTCCGGGTCGGCAGCCTCGACGAGGCCATCGAACTGGCCAACGCCACCAGCTTCGGCCTGGGCAGCAGCGCCTGGACGGCCGACCCGGCCGCGCAGCGCCGACTGACCGAGGAACTCGAGGCCGGGTCGGTGTTCATCAACGCGATGGTGGCGAGCGACCCGCGCCTGCCGTTCGGTGGCGTGAAGAACAGCGGCTTCGGGCGGGAACTCGGCCGGCACGGCATCCTGCAGTTCGTGAACGTGAAATCGGTGTCCATCGGCGCGCCCGCCGGCGCCCACCAGACCCGCACCGAGTAA
- a CDS encoding metal-sensitive transcriptional regulator has translation MTTRPLRRPAAASAVQDAGCHAGPDHLCMPEDARKRAARRLNIARGHLDAIVRMLDDPDAYCVDVLRQIKAVQGALSGAGEVVLRGHLEAHVATASTRGDSVELVEELMEALKYT, from the coding sequence ATGACCACCCGCCCCCTCCGGCGCCCGGCCGCCGCCAGCGCCGTTCAGGACGCCGGCTGCCACGCCGGGCCCGACCACCTGTGCATGCCCGAGGACGCCCGCAAACGCGCCGCCCGCCGGCTGAACATCGCGCGCGGGCACCTCGACGCGATCGTGCGGATGCTCGACGACCCGGACGCCTACTGCGTGGACGTGCTGCGGCAGATCAAGGCGGTGCAGGGCGCGCTGTCCGGCGCGGGCGAGGTGGTGCTGCGCGGGCACCTCGAGGCGCACGTCGCCACGGCCAGCACGCGCGGCGACAGCGTGGAACTCGTCGAGGAACTCATGGAAGCCCTCAAGTACACCTGA
- a CDS encoding methionine ABC transporter ATP-binding protein, with translation MTHPASPALTFTRVRRTYPGQTQPALNDLTLSVPRGSRTGIIGRSGAGKSTLVRLISGLEHPDAGQIHLRGEPLTPATRAAHQARTGLVFQHFNLLAQRTALHNVTLPLELRGVPRARREALAREQLRLVGLGGLEDRYPAQLSGGQKQRVGIARALVTDPDLLLADEATSALDPETSAGILKLLLDLQRERDLTLLIVTHQLEVVRAATTHVAVLDRGQLAEYGETGAVLRNPRHEVTRALLDAHRPQVPLATHETLRHLTLPDLGAGTLASLSRQGARIVQAEAHPLGVDVWLAVPHGGHLTVPDTAVSGVSA, from the coding sequence ATGACCCACCCAGCCAGCCCGGCGCTGACCTTCACCAGGGTCCGCCGCACGTACCCCGGCCAGACCCAGCCGGCCCTGAACGACCTGACCCTCAGCGTGCCGCGCGGCAGCCGCACCGGCATCATCGGCCGCAGCGGCGCCGGCAAGAGCACCCTGGTGCGGCTGATCAGCGGCCTGGAACACCCGGACGCCGGGCAGATCCACCTGCGCGGCGAACCCCTGACGCCCGCCACCCGCGCCGCGCACCAGGCGCGCACCGGCCTGGTGTTTCAGCACTTCAACCTGCTCGCCCAGCGCACCGCGCTGCACAACGTCACCCTGCCACTGGAACTGCGCGGCGTGCCCCGCGCCCGCCGCGAGGCGCTGGCCCGCGAGCAGCTGCGGCTGGTGGGGCTGGGCGGCCTGGAGGACCGCTACCCCGCGCAGCTGTCCGGCGGGCAGAAACAGCGGGTGGGGATCGCCCGCGCGCTGGTCACCGACCCCGACCTGCTGCTGGCCGACGAGGCCACCAGCGCCCTGGACCCCGAGACCAGCGCCGGCATCCTGAAGCTGCTGCTGGACCTCCAGCGGGAACGGGACCTGACCCTGCTGATCGTCACGCACCAGCTGGAGGTCGTGCGGGCCGCCACCACGCACGTCGCCGTGCTCGACCGCGGGCAGCTCGCCGAGTACGGCGAGACCGGCGCGGTGCTGCGCAACCCGCGCCACGAGGTCACGCGCGCCCTGCTCGACGCCCACCGCCCGCAGGTGCCGCTGGCCACGCACGAGACCCTGCGGCATCTGACCCTGCCGGACCTGGGAGCCGGGACGCTCGCCAGCCTGTCACGCCAGGGCGCGCGGATCGTGCAGGCCGAGGCGCACCCGCTGGGCGTGGACGTCTGGCTGGCCGTCCCGCACGGCGGGCACCTGACCGTCCCGGACACGGCGGTCAGCGGGGTGAGCGCGTGA
- a CDS encoding STAS domain-containing protein, whose product MNRPPVDLNIEQRGTDAARLIHLSGRLDAHQVPAFLGAAQPLAPHTTLDLAGVTFMDSSGLAALVKLVRSAREQAASVEIVNVQDAVRLAMEITGLYGLLPIRTA is encoded by the coding sequence ATGAACCGTCCCCCCGTGGACCTGAACATCGAGCAGCGCGGCACCGACGCCGCCCGCCTCATTCACCTCAGCGGCCGGCTGGACGCCCACCAGGTGCCGGCCTTCCTGGGCGCCGCCCAGCCGCTCGCGCCGCACACCACCCTGGACCTCGCGGGCGTGACCTTCATGGACTCCAGCGGCCTGGCCGCCCTGGTGAAACTGGTGCGCTCGGCGCGGGAACAGGCGGCCAGCGTGGAGATCGTGAACGTGCAGGACGCCGTGCGGCTCGCCATGGAAATCACCGGCCTGTACGGCCTGCTGCCCATCCGGACCGCCTGA
- a CDS encoding heavy metal translocating P-type ATPase: MSQPTPPTTQAAEFTVQGMTCASCSARVERGLNAAPGVQSASVNLATERAAVTFDPAQTSLRDLSAHVRDLGYEPLTASAELSVQGMTCAACTARVERALKRLPGVLDASVNLATERARVTYLPGAATPADLKTAVEQAGYTVLTAPPPGGSGAADRASLEQAARSEHERSLERDLRLSAIFAVPLLLLAMLPMLWMPLHMALTGTLGEGGLNLLMLLLAAPVQFGPGRRFLRLGWSALRHGSPDMNTLVMIGTGAAFLYSLLVTVAPGLFPAGTAHVYFEASAVVITLILLGKVLEARAKGRSSAAMTALLRLQPTTARVTRDGQELDVPTGEVRTGDLILVRPGERVPVDGEVQGGDSWVDEGMLTGESVPVHKTPGAAVTGGTVNGTGSFTFRATHVGADTALARITRLVEDAQASKPPIQGLADRVVAVFVPAVLVVAALTFLAWLLGGPQGLSHALVNTVAVLIIACPCAMGLATPTSVMVGTGRAASLGVLFKSGAALEALHRADVIALDKTGTLTLGRPELTDLILTGAQDRAAALTLIAAAERGSEHPVARAIVTAARAEGLDLPDASAFRALPGEGIEATVNGRAVQIGSDRLMTRLGLDVTPLAKQADALADLGRTPLYAAVDGQLIAALAVADPIKPGSREAVRALQAAGRRVVMITGDHARTAQAVARQLGITDVRAEVHPAQKSAAVRALQAGGQQVAFVGDGINDAPALAQADVGVAIGTGTDVAAETAGVILMSGDLRGVPNAVALSRATLNNIRGNLFWAFAYNVLLIPVAAGVLEPTLGLRLNPVLAAAAMGLSSVFVLSNALRLRGFRPPVPAPAQAAPRPPASPEGRPHPPRQPQA, translated from the coding sequence GTGAGTCAGCCCACCCCCCCCACCACGCAGGCCGCCGAGTTCACCGTCCAGGGCATGACCTGCGCCAGCTGCTCGGCCCGCGTCGAACGGGGCCTGAACGCCGCGCCCGGCGTGCAGAGCGCCAGCGTGAACCTCGCCACCGAACGCGCCGCCGTCACCTTCGACCCCGCGCAGACCAGCCTGCGTGACCTGAGCGCGCACGTCCGCGACCTGGGATACGAACCGCTGACCGCCAGCGCGGAACTCAGCGTGCAGGGCATGACCTGCGCCGCCTGCACCGCCCGCGTCGAGCGCGCCCTGAAGCGCCTGCCCGGCGTGCTGGACGCCAGCGTGAACCTCGCCACCGAACGCGCCCGCGTCACGTACCTGCCCGGCGCGGCCACGCCCGCCGACCTGAAGACCGCCGTCGAGCAGGCCGGGTACACCGTCCTGACCGCACCGCCCCCCGGCGGGTCCGGCGCGGCCGACCGCGCGTCCCTCGAACAGGCGGCCCGCAGCGAACACGAACGCAGCCTGGAACGCGACCTGCGCCTCAGCGCCATCTTCGCCGTTCCGCTGCTGCTGCTCGCCATGCTGCCCATGCTGTGGATGCCGCTGCACATGGCCCTGACCGGCACCCTGGGCGAGGGCGGCCTGAACCTCCTGATGCTGCTGCTGGCCGCGCCCGTGCAGTTCGGTCCCGGCCGCCGCTTCCTCCGCCTGGGCTGGTCGGCGCTGCGGCACGGCAGCCCGGACATGAACACCCTGGTCATGATCGGCACCGGCGCCGCGTTCCTGTACTCGCTGCTCGTCACGGTCGCGCCCGGCCTGTTCCCGGCCGGAACCGCGCACGTGTACTTCGAGGCGAGCGCCGTCGTGATCACGCTCATCCTGCTCGGCAAGGTCCTCGAGGCCCGCGCCAAGGGCCGCAGCAGCGCCGCCATGACCGCCCTGCTGCGCCTGCAACCCACCACCGCCCGCGTCACGCGGGACGGTCAGGAACTCGACGTGCCCACCGGCGAGGTCCGCACCGGCGACCTGATCCTGGTGAGGCCGGGCGAGCGCGTCCCGGTGGACGGCGAGGTGCAGGGCGGGGACTCCTGGGTGGACGAGGGCATGCTGACCGGCGAGAGCGTTCCCGTGCACAAGACGCCGGGCGCCGCCGTGACAGGCGGCACCGTGAACGGCACGGGCAGCTTCACCTTCCGCGCCACGCACGTCGGCGCCGACACCGCCCTGGCCCGCATCACCCGGCTGGTCGAGGACGCGCAGGCGAGCAAACCGCCCATCCAGGGCCTCGCGGACCGCGTGGTCGCGGTGTTCGTGCCGGCCGTGCTGGTCGTCGCGGCCCTGACCTTCCTGGCGTGGCTGCTGGGCGGCCCGCAGGGCCTCAGCCACGCGCTCGTGAACACCGTCGCCGTGCTGATCATCGCCTGCCCCTGCGCGATGGGCCTCGCCACGCCCACCAGCGTCATGGTCGGCACCGGCCGCGCCGCGAGCCTGGGCGTGCTGTTCAAGAGCGGCGCGGCCCTCGAGGCCCTGCACCGCGCGGACGTGATCGCCCTCGACAAGACCGGCACCCTGACCCTGGGCCGCCCGGAACTCACCGACCTGATCCTGACCGGCGCGCAGGACCGCGCCGCCGCCCTGACCCTGATCGCCGCGGCCGAACGCGGCAGCGAACACCCGGTCGCCCGGGCCATCGTCACCGCCGCCCGCGCCGAGGGCCTGGACCTGCCGGACGCCAGTGCCTTCCGCGCCCTGCCCGGCGAGGGCATCGAGGCGACCGTGAACGGCCGGGCCGTGCAGATCGGCTCCGACCGGCTCATGACGCGCCTGGGTCTGGACGTCACGCCCCTCGCGAAGCAGGCGGACGCGCTCGCCGACCTGGGCCGCACGCCCCTGTACGCCGCCGTGGACGGCCAGCTCATCGCGGCGCTCGCCGTGGCCGACCCCATCAAGCCCGGCAGCCGCGAGGCGGTCAGGGCGCTGCAGGCCGCGGGCCGCCGGGTCGTCATGATCACCGGCGACCACGCCCGCACCGCGCAGGCCGTCGCGCGGCAGCTGGGCATCACCGACGTCCGCGCCGAGGTTCACCCCGCCCAGAAGAGCGCCGCCGTCAGGGCACTCCAGGCCGGAGGTCAGCAGGTCGCCTTCGTCGGGGACGGCATCAACGACGCCCCGGCCCTGGCGCAGGCGGACGTGGGCGTCGCCATCGGCACCGGCACCGACGTCGCCGCCGAGACCGCCGGCGTGATCCTGATGTCCGGCGACCTGCGCGGCGTCCCGAACGCCGTCGCCCTGAGCCGCGCCACCCTGAACAACATCCGCGGGAACCTGTTCTGGGCCTTCGCGTACAACGTGCTGCTCATCCCGGTCGCGGCCGGCGTGCTGGAACCCACCCTGGGCCTGCGCCTGAACCCGGTGCTGGCAGCGGCCGCCATGGGCCTGTCCAGCGTGTTCGTGCTGAGCAACGCGCTGCGGCTGCGCGGGTTCCGCCCGCCCGTCCCGGCGCCGGCCCAGGCCGCGCCCCGACCCCCAGCGTCACCTGAAGGCCGTCCACACCCGCCGCGCCAACCGCAGGCCTAG
- a CDS encoding glycosyltransferase has translation MSYPAFEQWRARPLDRVTLSIVIPAYNESERILPTLAAFAVAVSAAGEPWELIVSDDGSRDGTADLVESLGWANLRVIRHANTGKGGAVRRGVRASRGELVLFADADNSTPIEELPRLIAAVRAGAHIAIGSRAAEGAEETGKSPVRRAVSGALRRVTRAVTGVTAEDTQCGFKLLRGEVAHDLFRRGTLDGFSFDLELLYLAARDGLRVTEVPVRWVDAPDSKVDPLRDSVKFLKDMLALRRLHARPARAPGDPMHLAVVTAFPPGRRSLNEYGLHLSRVLSEKEEVRRVTILADRVAPELAAQDAPNVRRIWEFNDPLSAARILLALRRARPDAVIFNLQMASFGDRRVPAALGLLTPLLARLTGTPSVTLLHNLFETVDLDRAGFGGNPVKTAVTRTFGRVFTRALLGSNLVATTMPRYVKLLRDRYGARNVFLAPHGTFQVPQPPRPFPDVPTVMTFGKFGTYKRVEVLIEAHRRLLLRDPRTRLVIAGSDTPNAPGYLDGVRRACADVPNVTFTGYVAEEDVPGVFSDCTVVAFPYSATTGSSGVLHQAGEFGRAAVMPRIGDLADLIEEEGYRAEFFTPEDPDSLADALWRVLGDPRQAAALGEANWRVAAGLPLADVADWYLLHLEELTGRAPTPTPAQEAQA, from the coding sequence ATGTCCTACCCCGCCTTTGAACAGTGGCGTGCCCGGCCCCTGGACCGCGTCACGCTCAGCATCGTCATTCCCGCCTACAACGAATCCGAACGGATCCTGCCGACCCTGGCGGCCTTCGCCGTGGCCGTCAGCGCGGCCGGTGAACCCTGGGAGCTGATCGTCAGCGACGACGGCAGCCGCGACGGCACCGCCGACCTCGTCGAGAGTCTCGGCTGGGCGAACCTGCGGGTTATCCGGCACGCGAACACCGGCAAGGGCGGCGCGGTCCGCCGCGGCGTGCGCGCCTCGCGCGGGGAACTCGTGCTGTTCGCGGACGCCGACAACAGCACGCCCATCGAGGAGCTGCCGCGCCTGATCGCGGCCGTGCGGGCCGGCGCGCACATCGCCATCGGGTCACGCGCCGCCGAGGGCGCCGAGGAGACCGGCAAGAGCCCGGTGCGCCGCGCCGTGTCCGGCGCGCTGCGCCGCGTGACCCGCGCCGTGACCGGCGTGACCGCCGAGGACACCCAGTGCGGGTTCAAGCTGCTGCGCGGCGAGGTCGCCCACGACCTGTTCCGGCGCGGCACGCTCGACGGGTTCTCCTTCGACCTCGAACTGCTGTACCTCGCCGCGCGCGACGGCCTGCGCGTCACGGAAGTCCCGGTCCGCTGGGTGGACGCCCCGGACAGCAAGGTCGACCCGCTGCGCGACTCCGTGAAGTTCCTCAAGGACATGCTGGCCCTGCGCCGCCTGCACGCCCGCCCCGCACGCGCCCCCGGAGACCCCATGCACCTCGCCGTCGTGACCGCCTTCCCGCCCGGCCGCCGCAGCCTCAACGAGTACGGCCTGCACCTCTCCCGCGTGCTGTCCGAGAAGGAGGAGGTGCGCCGCGTCACCATCCTCGCCGACCGCGTCGCCCCGGAACTGGCCGCGCAGGACGCCCCGAACGTGCGGCGCATCTGGGAGTTCAACGATCCGCTCAGCGCCGCGCGCATCCTGCTGGCGCTGCGCCGCGCCCGCCCGGACGCCGTGATCTTCAACCTGCAGATGGCCAGCTTCGGGGACCGCCGCGTGCCCGCCGCGCTCGGCCTGCTGACGCCGCTGCTCGCGCGCCTGACCGGCACGCCCAGCGTCACGCTGCTGCACAACCTGTTCGAGACGGTGGACCTCGACCGCGCCGGGTTCGGCGGGAACCCCGTGAAGACGGCCGTCACGCGCACCTTCGGGCGGGTGTTCACGCGGGCGCTGCTCGGCTCGAACCTCGTGGCGACCACCATGCCCCGTTACGTGAAACTGCTGCGTGACCGGTACGGCGCCCGCAACGTGTTCCTCGCGCCGCACGGCACCTTCCAGGTGCCGCAGCCGCCCCGCCCCTTCCCGGACGTGCCCACGGTCATGACCTTCGGGAAGTTCGGCACGTACAAGCGCGTGGAGGTCCTGATCGAGGCGCACCGCCGCCTGCTGCTGCGCGACCCCCGCACCCGCCTGGTCATCGCCGGGAGCGACACGCCCAACGCGCCCGGGTACCTCGACGGCGTGCGCCGCGCCTGCGCGGACGTGCCGAACGTGACCTTCACCGGCTACGTCGCCGAGGAGGACGTGCCGGGCGTGTTCAGCGACTGCACGGTCGTCGCCTTCCCGTACAGTGCCACGACCGGCAGCAGCGGCGTGCTGCACCAGGCCGGCGAGTTCGGCCGCGCGGCCGTCATGCCCCGCATCGGGGACCTCGCGGACCTGATCGAGGAGGAAGGCTACCGCGCCGAGTTCTTCACGCCCGAGGACCCGGACAGCCTCGCGGACGCCCTGTGGCGCGTGCTGGGCGACCCCCGGCAGGCCGCCGCGCTCGGCGAGGCGAACTGGCGCGTTGCCGCCGGCCTTCCGCTCGCGGACGTGGCAGACTGGTACCTGCTTCACCTCGAGGAACTCACGGGCCGCGCGCCCACCCCCACCCCCGCCCAGGAGGCCCAGGCATGA
- a CDS encoding CopZ family metallochaperone has protein sequence MKTELTVTGMTCGHCQKAVQQALARVPGVETAEVDLARGLASVTGTADLERLIQAVTEEGYAAQPAHGA, from the coding sequence ATGAAGACCGAACTGACCGTCACCGGCATGACCTGTGGCCACTGCCAGAAAGCTGTCCAGCAGGCACTCGCCCGCGTTCCCGGGGTGGAAACGGCCGAGGTGGACCTCGCGCGCGGGCTCGCCAGCGTCACCGGCACCGCCGATCTCGAGCGCCTGATCCAGGCCGTGACCGAAGAAGGATACGCCGCCCAGCCCGCGCACGGCGCCTGA